The following DNA comes from Polyangiaceae bacterium.
TGAAGCTGGGCAACCAGCTGTACGTCGATGGAGGAGTTCGCCAAAACACCCCCATCGCGCCCGCCATTCGGCTGGGCGCGACCCATGTGCTCGTGGTGGGCACTTCTCGGTTGGTGCGAGGCGTCGTCCATCCCAAGCCCGTGGAGGCCCCGAGCGCCACGTTCTTGCTCGGCAAGATCATGAACGCGTTGCTGCTCGATCACCTGGACAGTGATCTGGGGTTCGTCAATCTGCTCAACGACATCTTGCAGAGCGGTCACTCGGGATTCGGGTCGGACTTCGTGCCCCGCTTGAACGAAGCAGCGGCCATGCGCGGCGGGCACCAGTTCCGCCCCATCGAGACGCTGGTGATTCGCCCCACGGAAGGCATCGGACAGATCGCAGCCGACCACATGCGCGCGGGCAAGCTCAAGGCCGGCCCTCTGTTCACCAAACGCCTGCTGAAGTTGCTGGACGTAGGCATTGCCGACGACGCAGATCTGGCGAGCTACCTGCTCTTCGATGGAGAGTTCTGCCAGCACCTGATCGAACTCGGACGCTCCGACGCCCGCGCACGGCGGAACGAGATCAAGAACTTCCTCGGTGAAGTCGAAGAGCCGGGCACCGGCTCCCCCGAGTCCGGGCGCGGCGAGTCCAAATGGACACTCCCACCCCCCGCGATAGGCTGACTCGCGCATCTGCAACGGCGGTTGCTTTGGGTTCCGGCGGTGGCGGGGTAGGGTGTCGGCGATGAACAAGCGACTCGCGTACCTCGAGCAAATTCTCGCCGATGGGAAAGCTGATTCTTTCGCACGCTACGCCTTGGGCATGGAGTACCGCAAAGAGGGTCGATTGGACGACGCATTGCGGGTGTTCGACGAGCTCCGCGCGGCAGACCCCAACTATCTCGCGATGTACTTGATGGTCGGGCAGATCGCCGCGGAGCGATCGGATCCCGCCACGGCGAAGGAGTGGCTGACGGCAGGTCGAGAGGTGGCGCAGAGCCAGGGGAACAGCCAGGCCCTGGGCGAGATCGAAGACCTGCTCGCCGGCTTGTGACCGACGCATCTGGCTCGAGCTCCTCTCCCGTCGGGGATCGGGACGCGTCAGTCGAGTCGACCTGATGCTGCTTACCGTCGCCGGCTAGAAGAACTCCAGGAACTCGGCGCGAATGCGTTTGACGCCTTCTGGGAAGCGCGCGGTCACGGTTGGGGTCGCGCCGCCTTCCACTTCTTCTACCACGCCTTCACCGAAACGGCGGTGACGCACCCGCGCCCCCGGTGTCGGCAACTGCTCGTCGCTGGGCAGATCGTCGAAGGCATCGTGGTCCACGACCCGTTCACCGGGGCGCAGCGCTGGGCGCTGGTAGGAAGCAGAGCTGCCGTAGGACGTAGCGCGACTCGACGCCAAGCGACCTGAGCTGCGACTGGAAAGCGCGCCGGCACCGACGTGAGTGACGACCTCGTCGGGGATGTCCGACAAGAATCGACTGGGAGCGAGGTAGCGCGTCTGCCCAAACAGCGTACGCATCGACGCGTAGCTCACGTAGAGCCATTGCTTGGCGCGGGTGATCGCCACGTACGCCAGGCGACGCTCCTCATCGAGCTCTTCGGGCTCGGCGCCGTCCATCCCACGGTAGGGAAAGACCTCTTCCTCCATGCCGGTCAGCATCACCACCGGAAATTCCAGGCCCTTCGCCGCGTGGACGGTCATCAAGTTCACCGCGGGCGCATCCTGCATGCCGTCCACGTTGGTCACCAGGGCGACGCGCTCCAGATACCCGCTGAGGCTGGGGGTTTCGCCGATGGTGTCCGCTGTCTCTTCGTAGTCGGCAATGGAACCCAAGAGCTCCGCTATGTTTTCCAGCCGCGCGTCGCTCTCGGCGGTGTCCGCGTCACGCAGTCTGTCGCGGTAGCCCGTGGCCGCCAACACCGCCTCGGCCAACGCATGGGGGGAGGATTGCTCGCCGAGGCGCCGCAGTTCCTCCATCATCTCGTAGAACGACCGCAACTTGCCTTCGGCCCCGCGGGGCAAGTCTCCCTGTTCGAGCGCGAGCTCGAGGGCGCGGTAGACGCTCACGGTACTGCCAGCAGCTAGATCAAGGAGGGACGAGATCGTCTTCTGACCAATGCCTCGTGCGGGCACGTTGATGATGCGAAGTAGGTCTGCGTCGCTGCGGGGATTGTCGACCAAGCGCAGGTAGGCCAGGACGTCCTTGATTTCTGCACGGTCGAAGAACTTCATTCCCCCGATGATTTGGTAGGGAATGTTGGCGGCGCGCAGCGCTTCTTCGAGCACGCGAGACTGGGCGTGCACTCGGTAGAACACGGCGATGTCTTTCGCCGACACGCCCGCGTCGGTCTGCTCGCGCACGATGCGCGTCACCCGAGCGGCTTCGTCACGCTCGTCGCGCACCGCCAGCAGGCGCACGCGCTGCCCGGCCTCGGCCTTCGTCCAC
Coding sequences within:
- a CDS encoding tetratricopeptide repeat protein, yielding MNKRLAYLEQILADGKADSFARYALGMEYRKEGRLDDALRVFDELRAADPNYLAMYLMVGQIAAERSDPATAKEWLTAGREVAQSQGNSQALGEIEDLLAGL
- a CDS encoding UvrD-helicase domain-containing protein → MSVDPSAALNPPQAEAVRHESGPLLVFAGAGSGKTRVITYRIANLLAEHRVAPYRILAVTFTNKAAGELRSRLCSLAGEEVTRDIWAGTFHSLCAKLLRRYHEAAGLSPKFVIYDDTDQRAVMTRLLKEMDIDEKRLPPRYALSLIHAEKREGRLPDDRQLGLDPVMTDVYVGYQNAMRTAAALDFEDLILEAMRLAENESSEVGKALRERFDHVLVDEFQDTNQTQYRLVKALSAATRNLCVVGDDDQSIYRWRGADVRLIRGFRRDFPDAKVVKLEQNYRSSANIVAAALGVIAPAYQREPKKLWTKAEAGQRVRLLAVRDERDEAARVTRIVREQTDAGVSAKDIAVFYRVHAQSRVLEEALRAANIPYQIIGGMKFFDRAEIKDVLAYLRLVDNPRSDADLLRIINVPARGIGQKTISSLLDLAAGSTVSVYRALELALEQGDLPRGAEGKLRSFYEMMEELRRLGEQSSPHALAEAVLAATGYRDRLRDADTAESDARLENIAELLGSIADYEETADTIGETPSLSGYLERVALVTNVDGMQDAPAVNLMTVHAAKGLEFPVVMLTGMEEEVFPYRGMDGAEPEELDEERRLAYVAITRAKQWLYVSYASMRTLFGQTRYLAPSRFLSDIPDEVVTHVGAGALSSRSSGRLASSRATSYGSSASYQRPALRPGERVVDHDAFDDLPSDEQLPTPGARVRHRRFGEGVVEEVEGGATPTVTARFPEGVKRIRAEFLEFF
- a CDS encoding patatin-like phospholipase family protein; the protein is MTAESPRRSLAIILSGGGARGAYEVGVLSYLFDELTRTRGAPPNVDILCGTSVGAINSSYLAAHLLDPVLGIRRLVDVWGGMKLDDVLGFGWRQAMSLPKVMLGGGTGAGIFDVSPMASLVQREIPWRAITRTMRQGHLKALSVSATEVSTGRTVIFMQTGPTTALPTRAPPRTLIRADRIGPQHALASAAIPMLFPPVKLGNQLYVDGGVRQNTPIAPAIRLGATHVLVVGTSRLVRGVVHPKPVEAPSATFLLGKIMNALLLDHLDSDLGFVNLLNDILQSGHSGFGSDFVPRLNEAAAMRGGHQFRPIETLVIRPTEGIGQIAADHMRAGKLKAGPLFTKRLLKLLDVGIADDADLASYLLFDGEFCQHLIELGRSDARARRNEIKNFLGEVEEPGTGSPESGRGESKWTLPPPAIG